From one Gossypium hirsutum isolate 1008001.06 chromosome D08, Gossypium_hirsutum_v2.1, whole genome shotgun sequence genomic stretch:
- the LOC107930651 gene encoding uncharacterized protein translates to MALRRALGWSDGELMRSDAKPCSRLMRQTAGIFTVGGALGFWVLCRLHYGPRITVPRSLRWAACGAVSVSSASALLVRLFSPECESQNIAAYDKRKE, encoded by the exons ATGGCGTTGAGGCGTGCGCTTGGCTGGTCGGATGGTGAATTGATGAGATCAGATGCAAAGCCTTGTTCCAGGTTAATGAGACAAACGGCTGGGATTTTTACGGTCGGAGGAGCTCTAGGGTTTTGGGTTCTCTGTAGATTGCATTACG GCCCTAGAATTACTGTTCCAAGAAGTCTTCGGTGGGCTGCCTGTGGAGCTGTGTCTGTCAGCTCGGCATCTGCTTTGTTGGTTCGCCTATTCAGCCCTGAATGTGAATCCCAAAATATAGCTGCTTATGACAAAAGGAAAGAGTAG
- the LOC107930656 gene encoding probable xyloglucan endotransglucosylase/hydrolase protein 30, which yields MGLLSCSISETITPSLLFFFLFCFIGFGTATFNVTTLAFDEGYNPLFGDGNLVRSPDGHSVRLLLDVYTGSGFISSRMYQHGFFSAKIKLPSDYTAGIVVAFYTSNGDVFEKNHDELDIEFLGNIEGKPWRFQTNVYGNGSTNRGREERYNLWFDPSKEFHRYSILWTAKNIIFYVDEVPIREVVRNDAMGGDYPSKPMSLYATIWDASSWATNGGKYKVNYEYAPFTSEFKDLVLDGCAIDPIQKFPNSTACSETDTWLESRDYAVITPKSRSAMRRFRQRYMYYSYCYDNVRYPITPPECAVDSNEKQRFRNTGRLRFGGSHRKQARMERARRKRRSRAASVSDDQTDM from the exons ATGGGTCTCTTAAGCTGCTCTATTTCTGAAACCATAACCCCTTccctccttttcttcttcttgttttgtTTCATCGGCTTCGGTACTGCTACTTTCAACGTCACCACCCTCGCCTTTGATGAAGGTTACAACCCTCTCTTTGGCGATGGCAATCTTGTTCGTTCCCCGGATGGTCATAGCGTCCGCCTCCTCCTCGACGTTTATACTG GGTCGGGTTTTATTTCGTCTCGTATGTATCAACATGGATTTTTCAGTGCCAAAATCAAATTACCATCAGACTATACTGCTGGAATAGTCGTTGCCTTCtat ACATCAAACGGTGACGTATTCGAGAAAAACCACGATGAATTAGACATCGAGTTTTTAGGAAATATTGAAGGTAAACCATGGAGATTCCAGACAAATGTGTATGGGAATGGCAGCACGAACCGAGGCCGAGAGGAACGCTATAACCTTTGGTTTGATCCATCAAAAGAATTCCATAGATACAGCATTTTATGGACAGCCAAGAACATCAT ATTTTATGTCGATGAAGTTCCGATTAGGGAAGTGGTACGCAATGATGCAATGGGTGGAGACTACCCATCAAAGCCAATGTCTTTGTATGCAACAATTTGGGATGCCTCTAGCTGGGCCACCAACGGAGGAAAATATAAAGTTAATTACGAATATGCCCCTTTCACTTCCGAGTTTAAAGACCTAGTCCTTGACGGTTGCGCCATCGATCCCATCCAGAAATTCCCCAACTCCACTGCCTGCTCCGAGACAGATACCTGGCTCGAGAGCCGTGACTACGCCGTCATAACACCGAAAAGCCGATCCGCCATGCGAAGATTCAGGCAGCGTTACATGTACTATTCATATTGTTATGACAATGTGCGTTACCCTATAACACCTCCCGAGTGCGCAGTTGATTCAAACGAAAAACAAAGGTTCCGTAACACCGGGAGGTTGAGATTCGGTGGAAGCCATAGGAAGCAAGCGAGGATGGAAAGAGCACGCCGAAAGAGAAGGTCACGGGCTGCTTCCGTCTCCGATGATCAAACCGATATGTGA